In Pseudoalteromonas piratica, the following proteins share a genomic window:
- the putP gene encoding sodium/proline symporter PutP, which produces MFDYATFSILLYFALLIFIGVYAMKKSTSDNGEYLLGGRNVSAKVTALSAGASDMSGWMLMGLPGAAYVSGLGSIWLAVGLVIGAYVNYHIVAPKLRVFTELADNALTIPEFFSKRFALEKGNVRLISSIVIIVFFTVYTASGLVAGGKLFESAFNIDYTIGIVATVSIVVLYTVLGGFLAVSLSDFIQGVIMLIALIAVPMVTFSHFDADAASNFSQSLSFDFGKTELIAAISLMTWGLGYFGQPHIIVRFMAIDSHENLAKARKIGVSWMTLSIIGALVTGLVGASFIANSKQSVSDPETIFIFLSQFLFHPFVAGWLLAAILAAIMSTISSQLLVSSSSLVEDIYKSYSKRQPSSQELLTISRICVLVVAVVASLIALDSNSSVLNLVSNAWAGFGAAFGPLVIFSLWWKKLTHSGAVAGVVVGSLTVLLWAYVPLLENGETLSVYFYELLPGFVASSIAIVLVSLNTQQPDQQAMKWFNATHNKLQEA; this is translated from the coding sequence ATGTTCGATTACGCTACTTTTTCTATTTTATTATATTTCGCCCTGTTAATTTTTATTGGCGTATACGCCATGAAAAAATCCACCTCAGATAATGGCGAGTACCTACTCGGTGGGCGTAATGTTAGCGCCAAAGTGACCGCGCTTTCTGCGGGTGCCTCTGATATGAGTGGTTGGATGCTAATGGGGCTGCCAGGGGCTGCCTATGTCAGTGGATTAGGCAGTATTTGGCTTGCAGTAGGGCTTGTGATTGGTGCATATGTTAATTACCATATTGTGGCGCCAAAATTACGTGTATTTACTGAACTTGCAGATAATGCATTAACTATTCCCGAGTTCTTTTCAAAGCGTTTTGCCCTTGAAAAAGGCAACGTAAGGCTGATCTCATCCATCGTGATTATTGTGTTTTTCACAGTTTATACCGCATCAGGCCTTGTTGCTGGCGGTAAATTGTTTGAATCAGCCTTTAATATCGATTACACCATCGGCATTGTCGCAACAGTAAGCATTGTGGTGCTTTACACTGTATTGGGTGGTTTTTTAGCCGTTAGCCTAAGTGACTTTATCCAAGGCGTAATTATGCTAATCGCATTAATTGCTGTGCCAATGGTGACCTTTAGCCATTTCGATGCCGATGCAGCGAGCAATTTTAGTCAATCGTTGTCGTTTGATTTTGGCAAGACTGAGCTTATCGCCGCCATCAGCCTTATGACTTGGGGGCTTGGCTACTTTGGTCAGCCGCATATTATTGTGCGTTTTATGGCAATTGATAGTCACGAAAACCTTGCCAAAGCACGTAAAATTGGCGTTTCGTGGATGACCCTTTCAATTATCGGCGCGTTAGTAACTGGCCTTGTTGGTGCGAGTTTTATTGCTAACAGCAAACAGTCGGTATCGGACCCTGAAACTATTTTTATCTTCTTATCGCAATTTTTATTCCACCCGTTTGTTGCTGGTTGGTTATTAGCGGCCATTCTTGCCGCTATTATGAGCACCATTTCGTCACAATTATTAGTGTCGTCGAGCTCGCTGGTTGAAGATATTTATAAAAGCTATTCCAAACGACAACCAAGCAGCCAAGAACTATTAACCATCAGCCGTATTTGTGTATTGGTTGTTGCTGTAGTGGCATCGCTGATTGCGCTCGATAGTAACAGCAGCGTGCTTAACTTAGTGTCGAACGCTTGGGCTGGCTTTGGTGCCGCATTTGGCCCACTGGTGATCTTTAGCCTGTGGTGGAAAAAGCTCACTCACAGCGGCGCTGTGGCTGGCGTGGTTGTTGGGTCGCTTACGGTGTTGCTTTGGGCGTATGTGCCGCTACTTGAAAACGGCGAAACCTTAAGTGTTTATTTTTACGAATTACTGCCAGGTTTTGTAGCAAGTTCAATCGCCATTGTCTTGGTTAGCTTAAACACCCAACAACCTGATCAACAAGCGATGAAATGGTTTAACGCAACACATAACAAGCTTCAAGAGGCTTAA
- a CDS encoding type 2 periplasmic-binding domain-containing protein: MMSSCLFVLLATVSFLANAAPATLTTCLDITHSELSSAPNSHYHYLEKLSHYLERELVIINKAPFSRCLLLLEKGEIDILPGLIANPKRQQHARFIAYGTSQKRVLFYKRGAIENPLSDDDKPSLTVGVLRGEVLSTYEKQWLKGKRVYYYNDVERAFILLEKERLRLLLSNKAAFDSVSLAPEVKQHIVMDLLPEQVPRNVHFAISNASYNDTFYAQVAQFIAKTPFHQGDKQ; encoded by the coding sequence ATGATGTCTTCTTGTCTTTTTGTTCTACTTGCAACCGTCTCATTTTTGGCAAATGCGGCGCCAGCAACGCTTACCACTTGCCTTGATATTACCCATTCAGAGTTGAGCTCTGCACCGAACAGTCACTACCACTACTTAGAAAAACTCAGCCACTACCTCGAGCGCGAACTCGTGATAATAAATAAAGCGCCGTTTAGCCGTTGCCTTTTGTTATTAGAAAAAGGTGAAATTGATATATTGCCGGGGCTTATAGCAAACCCAAAGCGGCAACAACATGCGCGTTTTATTGCTTACGGTACTAGCCAAAAACGCGTGTTATTTTATAAACGCGGGGCAATTGAAAATCCACTTTCAGATGATGATAAGCCATCTTTAACTGTCGGTGTGCTGCGAGGCGAAGTGCTTAGCACTTATGAAAAGCAGTGGTTAAAAGGAAAGCGGGTGTATTATTACAACGATGTTGAGCGGGCGTTTATTTTGCTCGAAAAAGAGCGTTTGAGGTTGCTTTTGTCCAACAAGGCAGCGTTTGATTCGGTCAGTTTAGCGCCAGAGGTAAAACAGCACATTGTGATGGACTTATTACCAGAGCAAGTCCCGCGTAATGTGCACTTTGCCATAAGTAACGCATCTTACAACGACACTTTCTATGCGCAAGTAGCGCAATTTATTGCAAAAACGCCTTTTCACCAAGGTGATAAACAATAA
- the proB gene encoding glutamate 5-kinase has protein sequence MQNTLKNIGWQRIVIKVGSALIAPHRDGCSSQYLLSIANFIVRCRAAGIQVVLVSSGSVAAGAHLFNNVDSSSMTVKKAMAAAGQSEMMATWDRLFDFNTAQVLLTHADLCVRDRFESVRDTLTALLNNDILPIVNENDTVTTDKLKVGDNDNLSAMVASAAYADALIICSDINGLYTANPHVDKSATLIRDVARIDANIYSMAGGATSDVGTGGMKTKVQAAEKAVSHGINTYIVNGFSESTFNELLQGNNPGTLFHAIDNPMQDQTHWMKHTTKAQGELVVDDDFAMQKQSDNLLAPQDLVNVIGDFSAGEVVLLRKENGDKLAKVKSNYSSCLLNFVAEQDNDDLSEKLHDASAPILSNQFVPLGS, from the coding sequence ATGCAAAACACACTTAAAAATATCGGCTGGCAACGGATTGTTATCAAAGTAGGCAGTGCGCTCATTGCCCCCCATCGCGATGGATGCAGCAGCCAATATTTATTAAGTATCGCTAACTTTATTGTGCGCTGTCGCGCTGCTGGTATTCAGGTAGTACTTGTATCTTCAGGCTCAGTGGCCGCAGGCGCGCATTTGTTTAATAACGTCGACAGCTCATCGATGACTGTTAAAAAAGCCATGGCGGCGGCAGGTCAGTCTGAAATGATGGCAACGTGGGATAGGTTATTTGATTTTAATACCGCCCAAGTCCTGTTAACCCATGCAGACTTGTGTGTTCGCGATCGCTTTGAAAGTGTGCGCGATACATTAACTGCACTGTTAAATAACGATATTTTACCTATCGTAAACGAAAACGATACCGTCACAACCGACAAACTAAAAGTGGGCGATAACGATAATTTATCGGCCATGGTTGCCAGTGCCGCCTATGCTGATGCACTGATTATCTGTTCGGATATTAATGGGCTTTATACTGCGAATCCGCATGTAGATAAAAGCGCGACACTTATTCGCGATGTCGCGCGAATTGATGCAAATATTTATTCAATGGCAGGCGGCGCCACCAGCGATGTGGGTACGGGCGGCATGAAAACCAAGGTGCAAGCTGCAGAAAAAGCAGTATCCCATGGCATTAATACCTACATTGTAAATGGATTTAGCGAATCGACGTTCAATGAGTTATTACAAGGCAATAATCCTGGTACCTTGTTCCATGCCATTGATAACCCAATGCAAGACCAAACTCATTGGATGAAACACACCACCAAAGCACAAGGTGAGTTAGTGGTTGATGATGACTTCGCGATGCAAAAACAAAGCGACAATTTGCTTGCGCCGCAAGACTTAGTGAATGTGATTGGTGATTTTTCAGCAGGCGAAGTAGTGCTATTAAGAAAAGAAAACGGCGATAAACTTGCCAAAGTTAAAAGTAACTACAGCAGTTGCCTACTTAACTTTGTTGCCGAGCAAGATAACGATGATTTATCAGAAAAGCTCCATGATGCGTCAGCGCCAATCTTATCCAATCAGTTTGTGCCGTTAGGCAGTTAA
- a CDS encoding ABC transporter permease gives MNLVGLFKDAAVQLQQHKMRTFLTLLGMIFGVGAVIAMLNIGEGAQREALKMIDSMGLNNVIVEAKDFEEDELREQRKHSDGLSLNDGKVAVEALPFITDFAAEKVVETYHVFSEYAKFDGQAVGVSENYFELAHFDLSAGRLLNQQDGQHFSQVALLGANTARTLFPLGDAVGKSVKINHLWFEVVGILEAPFLKKKEFQGVKLGDEQNQIFIPLKTAIHRFKSELLDPEITRVKLATEPGFSPVMAAQAIDALVKGRHNDIDDYKLIVPAALLAQQKQTQQIFNIVMSCVAGISLLVGGIGIMNIMLATVLERTKEIGLLRAIGATQKNIQVQFITESFTISILGGLLGVFFGIALSELIAFYSQWAVSWSLSAIVLSFSICALVGLVFGVYPAIKASKLDPIDALQSD, from the coding sequence ATGAATTTAGTCGGATTATTCAAAGATGCCGCAGTGCAATTGCAACAGCATAAAATGCGCACTTTTTTAACCTTGCTCGGTATGATCTTTGGGGTAGGTGCGGTAATTGCCATGTTGAATATTGGTGAAGGTGCACAACGTGAAGCACTGAAAATGATTGATTCAATGGGTCTAAATAACGTAATTGTAGAAGCCAAAGACTTTGAAGAGGATGAACTTAGAGAGCAGCGTAAGCACTCGGACGGGTTATCACTTAACGATGGCAAAGTTGCAGTTGAAGCCTTGCCGTTTATTACTGATTTTGCCGCTGAAAAAGTGGTTGAAACCTACCATGTGTTTAGTGAATACGCCAAATTTGATGGCCAAGCAGTAGGTGTAAGTGAAAACTACTTTGAGCTTGCACATTTTGATTTAAGTGCTGGGCGTTTGCTTAATCAGCAAGATGGTCAGCACTTTTCGCAAGTGGCGCTGCTCGGTGCAAATACCGCACGTACCTTATTTCCACTTGGCGATGCAGTAGGCAAATCAGTCAAAATTAACCATTTGTGGTTTGAAGTGGTGGGGATTCTTGAAGCGCCATTTTTAAAGAAAAAAGAATTTCAGGGCGTTAAATTAGGTGATGAACAAAACCAGATTTTTATTCCACTTAAAACGGCGATCCACCGATTTAAAAGCGAATTACTCGACCCCGAAATTACCCGTGTTAAACTTGCTACCGAACCGGGCTTTAGCCCAGTGATGGCAGCGCAAGCGATTGATGCTTTAGTGAAAGGGCGTCATAACGATATTGATGATTACAAACTGATTGTGCCTGCCGCGTTATTAGCGCAGCAAAAGCAAACCCAGCAAATTTTTAATATTGTGATGTCGTGCGTGGCGGGGATTTCACTGCTGGTGGGCGGCATTGGCATTATGAATATTATGCTAGCCACTGTGCTTGAGCGCACTAAAGAAATAGGTTTATTGCGGGCCATTGGCGCAACGCAAAAGAACATTCAAGTGCAGTTTATTACTGAGAGTTTTACCATTTCCATTTTAGGTGGCTTACTGGGTGTATTCTTTGGTATTGCACTGTCAGAGCTGATTGCTTTTTACTCCCAGTGGGCGGTGTCGTGGTCGCTGAGCGCAATCGTGCTATCGTTTAGCATTTGTGCGTTGGTAGGCCTTGTTTTTGGCGTTTACCCTGCGATTAAGGCCTCTAAGCTTGATCCGATTGATGCACTGCAAAGTGACTAA
- a CDS encoding Type 1 glutamine amidotransferase-like domain-containing protein — MNNKNYFIVASLLLGFSLSHTAYACTSTESEPNDLESQANVIDCANTTLAGSSKRGDIDWFSFSTSENGEISIRLDHDSRDDFDWALFGETGNAILTGETSNVPELGSITAAAGNYYVKVTRYSGRGWYDLTVNYPTEPTPPAEDCGYGFTPAIPSDLTYWQTGNANDACGALTSGQGATLLMGGGTDVDSAFTGRVLPHIGNNQDVVILRTSGSDGYNDYLSGLLNADSVNTLLVDSRTLANSDYVAWTIKSAEFVFIAGGDQADYLNQWHNTQLQDALQHVYDKGGVIGGTSAGMALLGGSVYDPDGILGAISDEVVTDFCHDTINISQGMFSNNLLANTLTDTHFAERDRLARSVVFLGHLAAGSNVIAADENTSLYVKSNGESLVDGSGAVYIFKETATTERQQLSCNAPVIYNNIERLKLIANQQINLNTGSHNGETLSVSIDGTSNRYYSPLNPY; from the coding sequence ATGAATAATAAGAACTACTTCATTGTAGCATCACTACTATTGGGCTTTTCGCTCTCTCACACAGCTTACGCATGTACCTCTACCGAATCTGAACCAAACGACCTTGAAAGTCAGGCCAATGTAATCGATTGTGCTAATACAACCCTTGCAGGTAGCTCAAAACGCGGCGACATTGATTGGTTTAGTTTTAGCACCAGTGAAAATGGCGAAATCAGCATTCGCTTAGATCATGATAGTCGCGACGATTTTGATTGGGCATTGTTTGGCGAAACAGGCAACGCAATTTTAACGGGTGAGACAAGTAATGTACCTGAACTTGGCAGCATTACCGCAGCAGCGGGTAATTACTATGTAAAAGTAACACGTTACTCAGGACGCGGTTGGTACGACTTAACCGTTAATTACCCAACCGAGCCAACACCACCTGCTGAAGATTGCGGTTACGGCTTTACTCCCGCGATACCAAGTGACTTAACTTATTGGCAAACAGGCAACGCTAATGATGCGTGTGGCGCACTTACCAGCGGTCAAGGCGCAACCTTGCTGATGGGTGGCGGCACCGATGTTGATAGCGCATTTACAGGCCGTGTTTTACCACATATTGGCAACAATCAAGATGTGGTCATTTTAAGAACATCAGGCTCAGATGGCTACAATGACTATTTAAGCGGGTTACTGAATGCCGATTCGGTTAACACCCTATTAGTTGATTCGCGAACACTTGCGAACAGTGACTATGTTGCATGGACAATTAAAAGTGCCGAATTTGTCTTTATTGCCGGTGGCGATCAGGCTGATTACCTCAACCAATGGCACAATACGCAGCTGCAAGATGCACTTCAGCACGTTTATGATAAAGGCGGTGTTATTGGTGGCACATCAGCAGGTATGGCACTACTAGGTGGTTCGGTTTACGACCCTGATGGCATTCTTGGCGCTATCTCAGACGAAGTAGTGACTGACTTTTGCCATGACACCATCAATATTAGCCAAGGCATGTTTAGCAATAACTTGCTTGCCAATACCCTCACCGACACCCACTTTGCAGAGCGCGACCGTCTTGCCCGTTCAGTGGTGTTTTTAGGGCATTTAGCTGCTGGCAGCAATGTGATTGCGGCAGATGAAAACACCTCTTTATATGTTAAAAGTAATGGCGAAAGCTTAGTTGACGGCAGCGGTGCTGTGTATATTTTTAAAGAAACGGCAACCACCGAACGCCAACAACTAAGCTGTAACGCACCGGTTATTTACAACAACATTGAACGATTAAAGCTGATTGCCAATCAGCAAATTAATCTCAACACAGGAAGCCATAATGGCGAAACCCTGAGTGTATCGATAGATGGCACCAGCAATCGTTATTATTCACCACTTAACCCTTATTAA
- a CDS encoding arginine repressor codes for MEAEKSLNQIIKHLILQKEIRSQFELSYELGLMGFADISQSRISRMLTRLGAVRMRNSNHQLVYRLPSDVGMPGLKQSIESVVLACDKNEALVVIKTQAGGAKIVARVLDHLHDSLGISGTVASDDTLFIMPKPAQCTTLLCNQICDILDFYQAA; via the coding sequence ATGGAAGCTGAAAAATCCCTTAATCAAATCATTAAACACCTAATTTTACAAAAAGAGATCCGTTCGCAGTTTGAGCTCTCTTACGAATTAGGCTTAATGGGCTTTGCTGATATTTCACAGTCGCGTATTTCACGCATGCTTACGCGCTTGGGTGCGGTGCGTATGCGTAACAGCAACCACCAGCTGGTGTATCGCCTACCTTCAGATGTCGGCATGCCGGGGCTAAAACAGTCGATTGAAAGTGTGGTATTAGCGTGTGATAAAAACGAAGCACTGGTCGTGATAAAAACCCAAGCTGGCGGCGCTAAAATTGTAGCCCGCGTGCTTGATCACTTGCACGATAGTTTGGGCATTAGCGGCACAGTCGCAAGCGATGATACCTTGTTTATTATGCCAAAACCTGCGCAGTGCACCACGCTACTGTGCAATCAAATTTGCGACATTTTAGACTTTTATCAAGCAGCATAA